In the Colias croceus chromosome 1, ilColCroc2.1 genome, ACAGCGCCTGAGAGCGCACAACGCCAGCAAAGAGTCGGCGGCATGCCCCGCTTGGCCCCCCAATATTCGGCATGATACGGCAGAGAGCCGCTGCCGTGGTGCTGAGCTTTGTAGTCAGTGCCGAGAAGTGAGCTTGGAATGTCCATCGCGGATCGAGCACCAGACCGAGATATTTCAGTCTGGACCCAATTCGGATGGGCACCCCACTCACCACTATCTCCTCCCCAGACGGTGGAGCCCTCCGATGTCCATGAAAGCATATGGCTTCTGATTTTTCAAGTGCTACTTTTAGCCCTAGACTTTTAATTTTGGCGACAACCTGTGCCACTCCAGCCGTAGCACGAAGTCGTGCTTCTCTAAAGTCACGCCCAGTAGACACGACTAGGGTATCATCGGCGTAACAGATGGCGTTTACACCTTGCGGCAGGACTCCTTGCAGCACGTGGTTGTACCCGATGTTCCACAACAGAGGCCCCAAAACAgagccctgtggaacaccgcaTGCAACCCTGTGGCTACCCCAGCCATGTTTTTTCGGGAAGGTAATTTTACGTCCACCAAGGTAAGACAGGATGGTTCGTCTGAGATAGTGCGGTAGGCGATGTCGAGCGAGGCCGTTTAGAATCTTGTCCCAAGGCAAGGTATTAAACGCATTGGAAATATCCAAAGATACTGCCAGTGCGACCCCACCTTGGGAAACGCAGGCTTCGCAGATGTCGCGCAAGCGGGCTATGGCGTCTACTGTAGACCGTCTCCGCCTAAAGCCATATTGCGCTTCCTCGAGGTCCGGTCCCGTTAGTGCCAGATGGTTTTGGATGCGGCTGGCAATTATACGCTCGAAGAGCTTGCCAGCCTCGTCTAACAGGACAATCGGCCTATAGGCTGATGGAGAGTCGGCCGGTTTGCCACTCTTTTTAAGCAGAACGAGGCGACCCACTTTCCATCGTTCTGGGAACCTCCCGTTCTTAAAACATTCCGTGAGTAGTTCGCAGAATCGTGGGGCCAGTCCATGTGAGAGGGCAAGTGACAATACTTTTCCACGCACGCCATCGGGGCCCGGGGCGGTAGTTTTCCTTTTAAGGCGATCCACCGCCGCCTCCAATTCGGTTAAGGATACATCCGGAATAGACCCAGTGCAGGCCGACTCACCTTGATCAAAGCATCGATCCGCGTAATCAGTTGCATTTCGACTTGGGAAAAGGGTAGACACCACCTTTTTAAGCAGAGCCGGCTCCAAAGTAGCTGTTATTGGTGGAGCCCAAGGACGTAACTTATTCATGACCAGCCTGTAGGGGCGCCCCCAGGGGTCAAGATTCAGTGTGTCAAGCAGTTCGGCCCATGCCTTCTCCTTCGCGGTCGCTATGGCCTCTCTAAGGGTCTTTTTTGATTCTTGGTATGTGGCATACCGCTCTGATTCTTCGACAATGGAGTAATCTGCCTGCCTCCTCTTTCGTCTATGTTTAGTGTATCGGCGTCTGGCAGTAACGCAGGCCGATCGAAGCTGCGCAAGTTCTGGTGACCAccaataaactttattatgtGGCGGACATGGCTTTATTCTCGACATTGAGGAGTCTGATATATGCGTCATTGTTGCCGCAAACCATTCCGCCTCAGTATCCACGTTTGTGGAGTCCGGTTTCGGACACCACGCACTGACTATGGATGCTAGTTCCAACAGGTGCCTATCCAGGGTCTTGAGGGACCATCTCGGGCCAGACTCGGCAGGCGCAGGACTTGTGTTCCTATGCGGATTTGATTTGTATGGCAAGATATCAAACCGGATGTATTTGTGGTCAGACAAAGTCTCCACCTCTGACAAGACCTTCCAACCACGAGCACGATGAGCAAGGGTGGGGCTCGCAAACGTAACATCCACGACTGACCCCCCCTGCATGCGCACACATGTGTTCTCATTGCCCTGGTTTAGCGGGACCAGGTTCTGGGCTGCGAGCCATTCGACAAGAATGTCTCCGCGAGCATCCGAGGCAGTGGAGCCCCACAACGCGGATTTCGCGTTTAAGTCCCCGGCAATGATAACTGGGTGAGGACGACCCCATTGGATCATGGAGTTTACTTCTCCCAAGAACGCTTCGAACTCAGCCAGCGTCTTGTTCGGTGAGAAGTAAACTCCAATGACAACCATGTCAGTTAGTTTCACGGCAACACATCCGTGACCTTTCATGTGCGCACAAATTTGAGGTGATCCGTTTCCTTGTATTATGATTAGGGCAGCAACTTCGTCGAGATCCCCGACCCAGTTGTCCCGCTCAGATAGAACTGCATAGGGTTCCGACAGGATTCCGATGTGTATGGACCACTGTGCCAGGCTCTGCATCAGTAGATCCTGAGCCCTGGCACAGTGGTTCAGGTTGGATTGCAAAATCCGTAGCGCCATCCTATACTTCGATGGTTTCTACTATCTCCATGATCGCTCCGTCTGCCTGGGAGCCCGCAGTGTGTCTCTTAGGCCGTGTTTTTGGCGCTCTATTATTAGGGGCAGCGCAGCCATCACCGCCTAAGCGATGGTCCGCTTTTCTGCCTGCTGCTGTGCATACTGTGCAGTTCGGCTTGGCGGTACAGTTGGCAGCTTTGTGGTCTGGCTGCCCGCAGCGGTAGCATAGATGGCTGCGATCACACTCTGAAGTGCAGCGGTTGGCCACGTGCCCGACTTCCAGACATCGGAAGCATCGCATCTCTCGTGGTGCCTGTACACTTACCCTTGCCGCTACCCATCCGACGAGAAAGCGCGTTTCGGTAAGTTTTTTGGCCACTGTTACAGGGCAGTTTACCCAGGCTGCATAGAGTCCAGTTCTGTCTTTGCGTATTTGGCTAATCCGTATTTGGTCAACCAAGCATTCTCCCTTTGAGACAATGGCGTCCTTCAAATCATCCGCTGTCACGGACGCGTCTAGGCCCGATACGCGTAGGTCTGCCATTTTAACTGGTCTTGAGACCTTGATGGCATTGTCTTTAAAAAGGGCCTTCAATTTGTTTGCTAATAGATCAGCTTTTTCTCCGCTACCGGGCCCAGGGATCTGGATAACTGTGGCTCCTGTGACCGCCTGGCGAAACTTCACGCAGTCTATTCCGGCCTCCTTGAGGTCAATTCTAGTTCTAGCTTCCTTGATAGCAGAGGCGTATGTAACGCCGTTAGCCTGTGCCTCTGCTGAGATTGTCAAGACGACTGCGGCAGATCGTGGAGCCTTCAGCATACGTTGAGATGGTTTGGGTGTTTGGATCTTACGTGTATCAACCGTAGTTTTTCCGGACCCAGCACGTAGTGCCTTGTTCGCGTCTGATCTGCCCTTTCTCGTCACCACTGACCAGCCCTCGTTAGAAGGATCGGCCGTGGGCGCCGTTAGGGTCTCCGCGTCGTCACACGAAGGAACTACCGTCGCGGGAGAGAAAGCAGGAGTAGATCCCCCGGCTCGCAATTCCACCGCTCGACTCTCATTCCCAGATCCTTTCcctttcttctttttcttctttttaccTCCCTCTTGTATTTCGGTCTCTTGCTTTTCCTGCGCCACGTTCTGTGCCAGCTTAGAGAGCGCCTTGGTTTTTTTAGGCCTTGGTCCCGTATTCTTTAAGACTTCTGGACGACTGTCCTTCCGAGGTTCGATATCTCGGCTTCTTCCTCCCTCCGTAGAACTGGAGAGGTGATGTCGCCGCTGCGGACTCGCTCGTGGTTGCAAGTTCTGCAGCCGCGTATCAATAAGCTCTCCTAACTTGCGCACCATTCTGGCTTCGAAATCTTCAGGTATCTCCACCGGTTGCGCAGAGCCAACAGAGCCCCGATGTATGAGCAGCCGCAGCTCCCGCATTTCACTTTGGATTACGTCCAGTCTTATGCGCAGACGCTCATTCTCGGCGCGAAGAGCACTTGTTTCTTCGGTAAGAGTCCTCACAGCCAGGGAATCAGCGTCCTCCCTAATCGCCTTGGCGGCGCTTCTCAAGTCGGCTACGTAGGTAGACTTGAGGTGGTTGGAAGTTTTGGCAATCTTTTCGACGATTGTTAGATTTGCCTCTATTCTCTTCCTAACCTCTTCTGTCGCAGTATTGGCACCAATTGTGTGCAGCGCTATGGATGGTGACCTCGCAGTTTTTGATTTTGGGTCTGCCGAGGTGGATGCTCCGGTTTCCGTTTCAGATTGGGCTTCTTTCTCCACTCTGTGTGCCTTGCGGAGACCTGTGCGAGGTCTTCCTGAGGGAGATGGGATGGTAGTATCGCTCGAACTTCCGTCATCCAATCGCGAGCGTTTTCGGGTGCGCCAGAAACGTGACTCTTTGCCTGGGGTACACAGAGCCTCTCGGCAGGCCAGGGGACTCATGGTTACCCGTGAGTTTATACTCGCCATGGAGTTAGCGGAGTCTGACTCCGCGGCTACGTCTGTCATCATATAAGAACGATTGACAGTTCCTCCAGCTTCAGTAGGTGTAGTGGTAGCGCCCGATATACGCTCCAATACCACACTACATCTTCCAAGTGCCGATTCTCTCGGCAATCCTCCTCCTTCTACTGGTTGGGGTTTCATTGTGACTGTACTTAAGTCCCACGAGTATGGGGGAAATATGTGGTCCGCCCGAGTGGTGCCCCC is a window encoding:
- the LOC123691124 gene encoding uncharacterized protein LOC123691124, with amino-acid sequence MKPQPVEGGGLPRESALGRCSVVLERISGATTTPTEAGGTVNRSYMMTDVAAESDSANSMASINSRVTMSPLACREALCTPGKESRFWRTRKRSRLDDGSSSDTTIPSPSGRPRTGLRKAHRVEKEAQSETETGASTSADPKSKTARSPSIALHTIGANTATEEVRKRIEANLTIVEKIAKTSNHLKSTYVADLRSAAKAIREDADSLAVRTLTEETSALRAENERLRIRLDVIQSEMRELRLLIHRGSVGSAQPVEIPEDFEARMVRKLGELIDTRLQNLQPRASPQRRHHLSSSTEGGRSRDIEPRKDSRPEVLKNTGPRPKKTKALSKLAQNVAQEKQETEIQEGGKKKKKKKGKGSGNESRAVELRAGGSTPAFSPATVVPSCDDAETLTAPTADPSNEGWSVVTRKGRSDANKALRAGSGKTTVDTRKIQTPKPSQRMLKAPRSAAVVLTISAEAQANGVTYASAIKEARTRIDLKEAGIDCVKFRQAVTGATVIQIPGPGSGEKADLLANKLKALFKDNAIKVSRPVKMADLRVSGLDASVTADDLKDAIVSKGECLVDQIRISQIRKDRTGLYAAWVNCPVTVAKKLTETRFLVGWVAARVSVQAPREMRCFRCLEVGHVANRCTSECDRSHLCYRCGQPDHKAANCTAKPNCTVCTAAGRKADHRLGGDGCAAPNNRAPKTRPKRHTAGSQADGAIMEIVETIEV